One Peromyscus leucopus breed LL Stock chromosome 4, UCI_PerLeu_2.1, whole genome shotgun sequence genomic region harbors:
- the Arl5a gene encoding ADP-ribosylation factor-like protein 5A: protein MGILFTRIWRLFNHQEHKVIIVGLDNAGKTTILYQFSMNEVVHTSPTIGSNVEEIVVNNTRFLMWDIGGQESLRSSWNTYYTNTEFVIVVVDSTDRERISVTREELYKMLAHEDLRKAGLLIFANKQDVKECMTVAEISQFLKLTSIKDHQWHIQACCALTGEGLCQGLEWMMSRLKIR, encoded by the exons AGCACAAAGTTATCATTGTTGGGCTGGATAATGCAGGGAAAACTACCATCCTTTACCAGTT TTCCATGAATGAAGTTGTACATACATCCCCTACAATAGGAAGTAATGTGGAGGAGATTGTGGTTAATAATACACGTTTCCTGATGTGGGATATTGGAGGTCAAGAATCGCTTCGATCTTCATGGAACACTTACTATACTAACACTGAG TTTGTAATAGTTGTTGTGGACagcacagacagagaaagaatttcAGTAACTAGAGAAGAGCTCTACAAAATGCTGGCCCACGAG GACCTAAGAAAAGCTGGATTGCTGATTTTTGCTAATAAACAAGATGTTAAAGAATGCATGACAGTAGCAGAGATCTCCCAGTTTTTGAAGCTAACGTCTATAAAAGACCACCAGTGGCATATCCAAGCATGCTGCGCTCTTACTGGCGAGGG GTTATGCCAAGGACTCGAGTGGATGATGTCACGGCTGAAGATCAGATGA